A window of the Fibrobacter sp. UWH6 genome harbors these coding sequences:
- the ettA gene encoding energy-dependent translational throttle protein EttA, giving the protein MAENKAEKFVFYMYKMCKSYPNKEVLKDISLSFYYGAKIGIIGQNGAGKSTLLRIMAGIDKEFQGEAWIEPGRTAGYLPQEPQLDPNLTVKENVMQAVAKKQAILDRFNEISMKFAEPMEDDEMNKLLDEQAKLQDIIDAQDLWSLDRNIEIAMDALRCPPGDWPVTNLSGGEKRRVALCRLLLEEPDLLLLDEPTNHLDAETVAWLERHLREYKGSVILVTHDRYFLDNVTNWILEIDRGRGIPWEGNYAQWLDQKLERMRGEEKGESDRQKRLAREQEWVKQSPKARQAKNKARLKAYEELLAEDSREKINVAQIHIANGNRLGDIVIQAEHLQKAFGEKVLFDDMNFSLPRSGIVGIIGPNGAGKTTLFKMITGTEKPDAGTLKIGETVQIISMEQGRDSLDDSKTVWETITGGNDEIMVGDRKMNGRAYCGLFNFTGAAQQKKLSTLSGGERNRVLMAKNLQQPGNLLFLDEPTNDLDIETLQALEQAILKFAGCAVIISHDRWFLDRIATHILAYEGDSNVVWFEGNWSEYEADRRKRLGEDAENPKPIKYKTLTRN; this is encoded by the coding sequence ATGGCCGAAAATAAAGCAGAAAAGTTTGTATTCTACATGTACAAGATGTGCAAGTCTTACCCCAACAAGGAAGTCTTGAAGGACATCTCCCTTAGCTTCTACTATGGCGCTAAGATTGGTATTATCGGTCAGAATGGTGCCGGTAAGTCTACGCTTCTGCGTATTATGGCTGGTATCGATAAGGAATTCCAGGGCGAAGCTTGGATTGAACCGGGTCGTACCGCTGGCTACCTGCCTCAGGAACCTCAGCTGGATCCGAACCTGACCGTCAAGGAAAACGTGATGCAGGCTGTGGCCAAGAAACAGGCTATTCTTGACCGCTTCAACGAAATCTCCATGAAGTTTGCAGAACCCATGGAAGATGATGAAATGAACAAGCTCCTGGACGAACAGGCCAAGCTTCAGGACATCATTGACGCTCAGGATTTGTGGAGCCTGGACCGCAATATTGAAATTGCTATGGACGCCCTCCGTTGCCCGCCGGGTGACTGGCCGGTGACCAACCTTTCCGGTGGTGAAAAGCGCCGCGTGGCTCTGTGCCGCCTGCTCTTGGAAGAACCGGACCTGTTGCTCTTGGATGAACCTACCAACCACTTGGATGCAGAAACTGTGGCCTGGCTGGAACGCCACCTTCGTGAATACAAGGGATCCGTCATTCTCGTGACCCATGACCGTTACTTCCTGGATAACGTGACCAACTGGATTCTTGAAATCGACCGCGGTCGCGGCATTCCTTGGGAAGGCAATTACGCCCAGTGGCTGGACCAGAAGCTGGAACGTATGCGCGGTGAAGAAAAGGGCGAATCTGACCGTCAGAAGCGCCTGGCTCGCGAACAGGAATGGGTCAAGCAGAGTCCCAAGGCTCGCCAGGCCAAGAACAAGGCTCGTCTTAAGGCTTACGAAGAACTCCTGGCTGAAGATTCCAGAGAGAAGATCAACGTGGCTCAGATTCACATTGCCAACGGCAACCGTCTGGGTGACATCGTTATTCAGGCCGAACATTTGCAGAAGGCCTTTGGCGAAAAGGTGCTTTTCGACGATATGAACTTCAGCCTGCCCCGCTCCGGTATTGTGGGCATTATCGGCCCCAACGGTGCTGGTAAGACCACGCTCTTCAAGATGATCACCGGAACCGAAAAGCCGGATGCTGGTACCTTGAAGATTGGCGAGACCGTGCAGATCATCAGTATGGAACAGGGCCGCGATTCCCTGGACGATTCCAAGACTGTGTGGGAAACCATTACGGGCGGTAACGACGAAATTATGGTGGGCGACCGCAAGATGAATGGCCGCGCCTACTGTGGCTTGTTCAACTTCACTGGCGCTGCCCAGCAGAAGAAGCTTTCCACCCTTTCCGGTGGTGAACGTAACCGCGTGCTTATGGCCAAGAACCTGCAGCAGCCGGGCAACCTGTTGTTCCTTGACGAACCCACCAATGACTTGGATATCGAAACCCTCCAGGCTCTGGAACAGGCAATCCTCAAGTTCGCAGGCTGCGCCGTGATCATCTCCCATGACCGCTGGTTCCTGGACCGTATCGCTACCCACATTCTCGCTTACGAAGGTGATTCCAATGTGGTCTGGTTCGAAGGTAACTGGAGCGAATACGAAGCCGATCGCCGCAAGCGTCTTGGCGAAGATGCCGAAAACCCCAAGCCCATCAAGTACAAGACTCTGACGCGCAACTAA
- the fliB gene encoding flagellin lysine-N-methylase: MLLRVPSFYNKFCCLADKCTDTCCVGWEIDVDEISLSKYRDLAENTSPKCERDEKKIAFAKILMENIQDGHFILKPGDRCPFLMKNGLCEMICKLGCNGSDLDESGESVLCDICREHPRFVEVYGDIMEKGVGLCCEEAVRLLLTSDSQDDSTICHSELYETKNFSSQVELCPLGRSTKCEVEESSNVLNLVKSEIDEEPDEMPEGAEEARDAIFAEREHIFELLANKSKPLNQRLIEILDYVENTNANDKENSDLLSDAATKQTWIEILGEGESFGPAWDKAFERMIRKGWDQSQDLFSEEDGEKIVAYLIFRYYAKSLFDGDAITKVQFAIFFWIILQHFGMELSAEVPEGAADLTRKINAIKLLSKQTEYSEEIMDILADNFYQNEAFCTEQFRSILSP, translated from the coding sequence ATGCTGCTGCGCGTACCGTCTTTCTACAACAAGTTTTGCTGCCTTGCCGACAAATGCACCGACACCTGCTGCGTCGGCTGGGAAATCGACGTCGACGAAATCAGCCTTTCCAAGTACAGGGACCTCGCCGAAAACACATCCCCGAAATGCGAAAGGGACGAAAAGAAAATCGCCTTCGCCAAAATTTTGATGGAAAACATCCAGGACGGGCATTTCATCTTAAAGCCCGGCGACCGCTGTCCCTTCCTTATGAAAAACGGCCTTTGCGAAATGATCTGCAAACTGGGGTGCAACGGATCCGACTTAGATGAATCCGGCGAAAGCGTTCTCTGTGACATCTGCCGCGAGCACCCCCGCTTTGTGGAAGTTTACGGGGACATCATGGAAAAGGGCGTCGGCCTTTGCTGCGAAGAAGCCGTTAGACTATTACTCACCAGCGATTCACAAGACGACTCCACCATCTGTCATTCTGAGCTATACGAAACTAAGAACTTTAGTTCTCAAGTTGAGTTATGCCCTTTGGGTAGAAGCACGAAGTGCGAAGTCGAAGAATCTAGCAACGTTCTAAATCTCGTCAAAAGTGAAATTGACGAAGAACCCGACGAAATGCCCGAAGGCGCCGAAGAAGCCCGAGACGCCATCTTCGCAGAACGGGAACACATTTTTGAATTACTGGCAAATAAAAGCAAGCCTCTGAACCAGAGGCTCATAGAGATTTTGGATTACGTCGAAAATACAAACGCAAACGATAAAGAAAATTCCGATCTCTTAAGTGATGCCGCTACCAAGCAAACCTGGATCGAAATCCTTGGCGAAGGGGAAAGTTTCGGACCCGCCTGGGATAAAGCCTTTGAACGAATGATCCGCAAAGGCTGGGACCAGTCTCAAGATTTATTTTCTGAAGAAGACGGCGAAAAAATCGTAGCCTACCTGATTTTCCGCTATTACGCCAAGAGCCTCTTTGACGGTGACGCCATCACCAAGGTACAGTTCGCTATCTTCTTCTGGATTATCCTGCAACATTTCGGAATGGAACTTTCCGCCGAAGTTCCTGAAGGCGCCGCAGATCTTACCCGCAAAATCAACGCGATAAAGCTTTTGAGCAAGCAGACAGAATACTCCGAAGAAATCATGGACATCCTGGCAGATAACTTCTACCAGAACGAGGCTTTCTGTACGGAACAGTTCCGCAGCATTCTATCCCCATGA
- a CDS encoding penicillin-binding protein, with the protein MKFVNLEALKVINLDAISIWKMLVLGFILVLTWQTFNIQVLNREIYQAETKSMVTHTKNIYAERGQIMDRNGVVFAENLRDTGKSEDYSRIFLQGKLASQIVGKVNRSGEGSLGVERMFDSRLRGNEGFRVSIQDARKREIYGRSENVAEAEPGKNLVLTIDRNMQELVEKELKDGVSRYIAKSASAVVVDPYTGEILAMASYPTFDPNSKNQGVGSMAKNDIVAMAYEPGSTFKLITAAAALESGAVDTNQVFPNEGRCWTWNPKSAPICDTHVYGDMNMPEAMVQSSNVVFAKIATEVGAKNLYITAKHFGLGEKTSEYFYGEESGALKDHVTLASNSGSDLKSMGFGHSVLVTPIQMVMAYAAIANGGKLMKPMLVKEWRDSKGKLVEKNEPTELRRVVSEKTSSMIRAMLSRVVNNGTAKQVMSKKIPDVVFGGKTGTAEKYNPETRKYDREHQVASFIGLAPVENARYVCLVLVDDPQTAQHHGGNTAGPIFRRIMEGIYYHPELSPASHSLELVSAKSKCNDDYVGMLATAAKSLAASKGCNVKFEGEGLRVVSERRDVNDSVGVTLILENMDGGKMPNLKGLSLKDALEIAGNFRMNVEYTGKGRVVAQSPKADEVLRKGQVCKLTLKERS; encoded by the coding sequence GTGAAGTTTGTGAATCTTGAAGCATTGAAGGTGATTAACCTGGACGCAATTTCCATCTGGAAAATGCTGGTTCTTGGTTTTATCCTTGTTTTGACATGGCAGACTTTCAATATTCAAGTTCTGAACCGAGAAATCTACCAGGCTGAAACCAAGAGCATGGTGACTCATACCAAGAACATCTATGCCGAACGTGGCCAGATTATGGATCGTAACGGTGTGGTGTTTGCCGAAAATCTTCGCGATACCGGTAAGTCTGAAGATTATAGCCGCATTTTCTTGCAGGGCAAGCTGGCTTCCCAGATTGTTGGGAAGGTGAACCGCAGTGGTGAAGGCAGCCTTGGTGTAGAACGTATGTTCGATTCCCGCCTGCGCGGCAATGAAGGTTTCCGCGTGAGCATTCAGGACGCTCGCAAACGTGAAATTTATGGACGTTCCGAAAATGTGGCCGAGGCTGAACCGGGTAAGAACCTGGTGCTGACTATTGACCGCAATATGCAGGAACTCGTCGAAAAGGAATTGAAGGATGGCGTGTCCCGCTATATTGCCAAGAGCGCAAGCGCTGTGGTTGTGGACCCGTATACGGGTGAAATTCTCGCCATGGCTAGCTATCCGACCTTTGATCCCAATTCCAAGAATCAGGGTGTGGGCAGCATGGCCAAGAATGATATCGTGGCTATGGCATACGAACCGGGTTCTACTTTCAAGTTGATTACCGCTGCTGCTGCTCTCGAAAGCGGTGCTGTGGATACCAATCAGGTGTTCCCCAACGAAGGTCGTTGCTGGACATGGAATCCCAAGTCTGCTCCCATTTGCGACACCCATGTGTACGGCGATATGAATATGCCCGAAGCCATGGTGCAGTCTTCCAATGTGGTGTTCGCGAAGATTGCCACCGAAGTGGGGGCTAAGAATCTTTACATTACCGCAAAGCATTTTGGCCTTGGCGAAAAGACTTCTGAATATTTCTATGGCGAGGAATCTGGCGCCTTGAAGGATCACGTGACCTTGGCCAGCAATAGCGGCAGTGACCTTAAGTCTATGGGCTTTGGCCATTCTGTGCTGGTGACTCCCATTCAGATGGTGATGGCCTATGCTGCAATTGCAAACGGTGGCAAGCTGATGAAGCCTATGCTCGTTAAGGAATGGCGTGATTCCAAGGGTAAGCTTGTTGAAAAGAACGAACCTACGGAACTTCGTCGAGTTGTTTCTGAAAAAACTTCGTCCATGATTCGCGCCATGCTTTCTCGCGTGGTGAATAACGGTACCGCAAAGCAGGTCATGAGCAAGAAGATTCCCGATGTGGTCTTTGGCGGCAAGACGGGTACTGCAGAAAAGTATAATCCGGAAACCCGTAAGTACGATAGAGAACATCAGGTTGCTTCCTTTATTGGACTTGCTCCGGTTGAAAACGCCCGTTATGTCTGCCTGGTTCTGGTAGATGATCCTCAGACGGCTCAGCATCACGGTGGTAACACGGCTGGCCCGATTTTCCGCCGCATTATGGAAGGCATCTACTATCATCCGGAACTGTCTCCTGCGTCTCACAGTCTGGAACTGGTGAGTGCGAAGTCCAAGTGTAACGACGATTATGTGGGAATGCTCGCTACTGCGGCAAAGTCCCTGGCTGCTTCCAAGGGTTGCAATGTCAAGTTTGAAGGTGAAGGGCTTCGCGTTGTGTCTGAACGTCGCGATGTGAATGATTCTGTTGGAGTCACCCTGATTCTCGAAAATATGGATGGCGGCAAGATGCCCAATTTGAAAGGCCTCTCCTTGAAGGATGCTCTTGAAATTGCAGGTAACTTCCGCATGAATGTTGAATATACAGGCAAGGGTCGCGTAGTTGCCCAATCCCCGAAGGCCGATGAAGTGTTACGTAAAGGGCAAGTATGCAAACTCACGTTGAAGGAGAGAAGCTAA
- the rsmH gene encoding 16S rRNA (cytosine(1402)-N(4))-methyltransferase RsmH yields MSKNDPQVKSLRTNKISEAAVAGVEGGVFYHDPVMLKECLEGLRLEGAEILAGGTFADCTLGGGGHSYAIATRLSAEGTLHSFDRDDDAVKFATKRLSAVSNGEGLPKFVVHPVPFAMLGEEIPADSLDGVLYDLGISSHQVDDSTRGFTFVGNNPLDLRMDRREEVSAQEWLRSVSADDLAEALRKNADMDRAFKLATRIIEVATETGREGRDILPSDIKSVVESVFPDKRRDANSLLARVFQAVRMEVNGELRQIETSIRSAVDCLKVGGRLVVMSYHSVEDRCVKDTCAEFEKACICPEHLPVCMCGGNHQRLKKVNRKPILPSNDEIAKNSRARSAKLRVYERV; encoded by the coding sequence ATGAGCAAAAATGACCCTCAGGTAAAGTCTCTACGTACAAACAAAATTTCTGAAGCAGCTGTCGCCGGAGTTGAAGGCGGCGTGTTCTACCATGATCCTGTAATGCTGAAGGAATGCCTTGAAGGTCTCCGCCTTGAAGGTGCTGAAATCCTAGCCGGTGGAACTTTTGCTGACTGTACCTTGGGCGGTGGCGGCCACTCCTATGCTATTGCGACCCGCCTTTCTGCCGAAGGAACCTTGCATTCCTTTGACCGCGATGATGATGCGGTAAAGTTTGCGACTAAGCGCCTTTCTGCCGTTAGCAACGGTGAAGGTCTTCCCAAGTTTGTGGTGCATCCGGTTCCCTTTGCCATGCTGGGCGAAGAGATTCCGGCTGATTCCTTGGACGGCGTTCTCTATGATCTGGGAATTAGTAGCCATCAGGTAGACGATTCTACCCGTGGTTTTACTTTCGTTGGCAATAATCCGTTAGACCTGCGTATGGATCGTCGTGAAGAAGTTTCTGCCCAGGAATGGTTGCGTAGTGTAAGCGCCGATGACTTGGCTGAAGCCCTGCGTAAGAACGCTGATATGGATCGCGCCTTTAAGCTGGCAACTCGCATTATTGAAGTTGCTACAGAAACTGGTCGCGAGGGCCGCGATATCCTGCCTAGCGATATCAAGTCCGTTGTGGAATCCGTATTCCCGGACAAGCGCCGTGACGCCAACAGCCTGCTGGCTCGCGTGTTCCAGGCTGTTCGTATGGAAGTGAATGGCGAACTGCGCCAGATTGAAACCAGTATCCGTTCTGCAGTGGATTGCCTGAAGGTGGGCGGTCGTCTGGTGGTCATGAGCTACCACTCTGTAGAAGACCGCTGCGTGAAGGATACTTGTGCTGAATTTGAAAAGGCTTGCATTTGCCCGGAACATTTGCCGGTGTGCATGTGCGGCGGAAATCACCAGCGTCTGAAGAAGGTAAATCGCAAGCCGATTCTTCCTTCCAATGATGAAATTGCAAAGAACAGTAGGGCTCGCTCTGCAAAGCTGAGAGTGTACGAGAGGGTATGA
- a CDS encoding DUF1848 domain-containing protein, protein MIISASIRTDLPAFYSKWFLNRIREGFVLVRNPYNQDYITRYQLDPSVVDCIFFCTKNPTPLLPHLDEIKDFRWAWHITLTPYGKDIEPNVPDKRLIVEQFKKLSDLVNTHNGGQDAVQWRYDPICITGRYTVEQHIKSFEVMAALLEGYTHTCIISFVDIFNCVTRNFPDLKEVSWEDQITLTKAFVEIGRLHGINIKTCVESSALAEFGADCSGCSTPDFFEKALGLKEKGLTFMPPKKKFAREECSACVVGGDIGNYSNCPHLCKYCYANYGKDQVLSKHNMHDPNSPLIIGNVKPGEIVHPAKQISWIKKKPDIQPDLFENI, encoded by the coding sequence ATGATCATTTCAGCCAGCATCCGCACGGATCTTCCCGCCTTTTACTCCAAATGGTTTCTGAATCGGATTCGAGAAGGTTTCGTCCTGGTACGCAACCCTTACAATCAGGATTACATTACCCGATACCAGCTGGACCCAAGTGTAGTTGACTGTATTTTCTTCTGCACCAAGAATCCAACCCCGCTCCTACCCCATCTTGACGAAATCAAAGATTTCCGCTGGGCATGGCATATCACCCTCACACCCTACGGCAAGGACATCGAGCCCAACGTTCCCGACAAGCGATTGATCGTGGAACAATTCAAGAAGTTGTCGGACTTGGTTAACACCCATAATGGCGGCCAGGATGCAGTACAGTGGCGTTATGACCCCATCTGCATTACAGGACGTTACACCGTGGAGCAGCACATCAAATCCTTCGAGGTGATGGCCGCTCTGCTAGAAGGCTACACCCACACCTGCATCATCAGCTTCGTGGACATTTTCAATTGCGTCACCAGGAACTTCCCTGACCTTAAAGAAGTTTCCTGGGAAGATCAAATTACCCTCACCAAAGCCTTTGTGGAAATCGGTCGCCTGCACGGCATAAACATAAAGACATGCGTGGAAAGTTCCGCCCTGGCAGAATTCGGAGCAGATTGCAGCGGATGTTCCACTCCAGATTTTTTTGAGAAAGCCTTAGGCCTTAAAGAAAAAGGTCTTACCTTCATGCCGCCAAAGAAGAAATTTGCCCGCGAGGAATGTTCCGCCTGCGTGGTAGGCGGAGACATCGGCAATTACAGCAACTGCCCGCACCTTTGCAAATATTGTTACGCCAACTACGGCAAGGATCAAGTGCTAAGCAAGCACAACATGCACGATCCGAATTCACCGCTGATTATCGGTAACGTTAAGCCCGGCGAAATCGTCCACCCGGCAAAACAAATCAGCTGGATAAAGAAAAAGCCCGACATTCAGCCGGACTTGTTCGAAAACATCTAG
- a CDS encoding division/cell wall cluster transcriptional repressor MraZ, whose product MSLENYFIGQAKSAIDGKGRCAFPREFRRQLTPEDGSEFVLTNWMKDRLRLFVRAEYDKFKAEVDRWSDRNAAQKFRLRLRAIPVELDGQNRILLPKDKLLFAGLTNSVMFVDSVGGKSLELWNTEKYEAQFAMDSEEDLAEFERLCMADFAGGSDEQK is encoded by the coding sequence ATGAGCTTAGAGAACTATTTCATAGGTCAGGCCAAATCGGCCATCGACGGAAAGGGTAGGTGCGCCTTCCCTCGGGAATTCCGTCGTCAACTGACCCCTGAGGATGGTTCTGAATTCGTGCTCACGAACTGGATGAAGGACAGACTTCGTTTGTTTGTAAGAGCCGAATATGATAAGTTCAAAGCTGAGGTTGACCGTTGGTCCGACCGCAATGCTGCCCAAAAATTCCGTCTGCGTCTAAGAGCCATCCCTGTTGAGCTCGACGGCCAGAATCGCATATTACTCCCTAAGGATAAGCTCCTGTTTGCAGGCCTTACGAACAGCGTAATGTTCGTGGACTCTGTTGGCGGTAAGTCGTTGGAATTGTGGAATACAGAAAAGTATGAAGCTCAGTTCGCTATGGATTCCGAAGAGGATCTGGCTGAGTTCGAAAGACTCTGTATGGCAGATTTTGCGGGAGGATCTGATGAGCAAAAATGA
- a CDS encoding ABC transporter permease translates to MSIWLVAHSSLLNAFLMILHVLKHELRLVFREPRFWIPFVIPPVLLAVSQGIAVSRYGGQIMQGMDGYMMLLLGCLMAPMGAPLAADSFAGERERNSLELLQLSPVKPAHLFWGKFLAVLPFPLMFSLICQLVYWGAHSDVVNGEVVVAAILGSMSACLLVNAFSLLLSLKAKTVRAATQGTLFFIIPLLLLVQLGYQTFLRDMMMPVVALGFSLAVCVAATVVGMRKFISL, encoded by the coding sequence ATGAGCATTTGGCTCGTTGCTCACAGCTCATTGCTCAACGCTTTTCTTATGATTCTTCACGTTCTAAAGCATGAACTGCGGTTGGTTTTCCGGGAGCCCCGCTTCTGGATTCCTTTTGTGATTCCTCCGGTGCTGTTGGCGGTGTCCCAGGGGATTGCCGTATCTCGCTATGGCGGGCAGATTATGCAGGGCATGGATGGCTACATGATGCTGTTGCTTGGTTGCCTCATGGCGCCTATGGGTGCGCCTCTTGCTGCCGATAGCTTTGCTGGCGAACGTGAAAGAAATTCCCTGGAACTGTTGCAGCTTTCTCCAGTGAAGCCTGCACACCTGTTCTGGGGTAAGTTTTTGGCGGTGCTGCCGTTCCCGTTGATGTTTTCGTTGATTTGTCAGCTAGTGTATTGGGGCGCGCACTCTGATGTTGTGAACGGTGAGGTGGTGGTTGCTGCGATTCTTGGTTCTATGTCAGCTTGTCTTTTAGTGAATGCCTTTTCTTTGTTGCTTTCTCTTAAGGCGAAAACTGTTCGCGCAGCCACTCAGGGGACGCTGTTCTTTATTATTCCGCTTTTGCTTTTGGTGCAGCTCGGTTATCAGACTTTCTTGCGGGATATGATGATGCCTGTGGTGGCGCTTGGTTTCTCGTTAGCGGTTTGTGTTGCCGCTACTGTTGTGGGAATGCGGAAGTTCATTAGTTTGTAA